The following coding sequences are from one Bradyrhizobium sp. WSM471 window:
- a CDS encoding ComF family protein, with the protein MEAAHAPSRSIAAPLRAAWTAGRHVLSRAARLALDIALPTLCVSCREPVDGEGVCAACWARLSFIERPYCPRLGIPFVYDPGPDMLSMEAIASPPAYQRARAAVRYDDVARTLVHALKYQDRTDLAPAMGRWMARAGGELLTEADMLVPVPLHWRRSWRRRYNQSGALARIIERQSGVKVKAEVLRRVRATEQQIGLSRAQRATNVQGAFQVSPDRQADVQGRRIVLIDDVLTSGATLDACARALLRAKAAQVDVLVFARVVESR; encoded by the coding sequence ATGGAAGCCGCTCACGCCCCTTCTCGTTCCATCGCCGCCCCCCTGCGTGCCGCATGGACGGCTGGCCGCCACGTGCTGTCACGTGCGGCACGGCTTGCGCTCGACATCGCGCTGCCGACGCTGTGCGTGTCCTGCCGCGAGCCGGTCGACGGCGAAGGCGTGTGCGCGGCGTGCTGGGCGCGGCTGTCGTTCATCGAACGGCCCTACTGCCCGCGGCTCGGCATCCCTTTTGTATACGATCCCGGCCCCGACATGCTGTCGATGGAGGCGATCGCGAGCCCGCCGGCCTACCAGCGGGCGCGCGCCGCCGTGCGCTATGACGACGTCGCGCGCACCCTGGTGCATGCGCTGAAATACCAGGACCGCACGGATTTGGCCCCCGCCATGGGCCGCTGGATGGCGCGCGCGGGCGGCGAACTGCTCACCGAGGCCGACATGCTGGTGCCCGTTCCCCTGCACTGGCGAAGGTCCTGGCGCCGCCGCTACAACCAGTCCGGGGCGCTGGCGCGGATCATCGAGCGGCAGAGCGGGGTAAAGGTGAAGGCTGAGGTACTGCGCCGGGTACGCGCGACCGAGCAGCAGATCGGCCTGTCGCGGGCCCAGCGCGCCACCAATGTGCAGGGTGCATTCCAGGTATCCCCCGACCGCCAGGCCGACGTCCAGGGTCGGCGCATTGTCCTCATCGACGACGTCCTGACGTCGGGTGCGACGCTGGATGCCTGTGCGCGGGCCCTGCTCCGGGCCAAGGCGGCGCAAGTGGACGTGCTGGTGTTTGCCCGGGTTGTCGAGAGCCGGTGA
- a CDS encoding methyltransferase domain-containing protein, with the protein MAQDPQTPPDLFDRALLHARQRRAQAQGAVSFLLDRVAEDMSDRLAAVMREFHTAADLWTPGEGLAVLRARLPSIERIELDASGAEKLPFAPESLDLVVSALALQFVNDLPGVLAQIRRALRPDGLLLAAMIGGDSLTELRQAFAAAEAECEGGVSPRVAPFADLRDVGALLQRAGFALPVTDVDRVVVRYANAFALMQDIRRMGAANVLIERRRTPSRRSTLLRMAEVYAEGFADADGRIRATFDIIWLSGWAPHASQQQPLKPGSAKASLAEAVKKAGGT; encoded by the coding sequence ATGGCTCAAGACCCGCAAACCCCACCCGATTTGTTCGACCGCGCTTTGTTGCACGCGCGACAGCGCCGCGCGCAGGCGCAAGGTGCCGTGAGCTTCCTGCTGGATCGGGTCGCCGAGGACATGTCCGATCGGCTGGCGGCGGTGATGCGGGAGTTTCACACAGCGGCCGATCTCTGGACGCCCGGCGAGGGTCTCGCGGTGCTGCGCGCGCGACTGCCCTCGATCGAGCGCATTGAGCTCGATGCATCGGGTGCGGAGAAGCTGCCCTTTGCGCCCGAAAGCCTCGATCTCGTGGTCTCGGCGCTGGCGCTGCAATTCGTCAACGATCTGCCGGGGGTGCTCGCGCAAATCCGTCGCGCGCTGAGGCCAGATGGGCTGCTGCTGGCGGCGATGATCGGCGGCGACAGCCTGACCGAGCTGCGCCAAGCTTTTGCCGCCGCCGAGGCCGAATGCGAGGGCGGCGTGTCGCCGCGCGTCGCACCTTTCGCCGATCTGCGCGATGTTGGCGCGCTGTTGCAGCGGGCGGGCTTTGCGTTGCCGGTCACCGATGTCGACCGCGTCGTGGTCCGCTACGCCAACGCGTTCGCGCTGATGCAGGATATCAGGCGCATGGGCGCCGCCAATGTGCTGATCGAACGGCGGCGCACGCCGAGCCGGCGATCGACGCTGCTGCGGATGGCTGAAGTCTACGCGGAAGGCTTTGCCGATGCCGACGGCCGCATCCGTGCGACATTCGACATCATCTGGCTCTCCGGCTGGGCCCCGCATGCGAGCCAGCAGCAGCCGCTCAAGCCCGGATCAGCGAAGGCGAGCCTGGCGGAAGCGGTGAAGAAGGCGGGAGGGACGTAA
- a CDS encoding (deoxy)nucleoside triphosphate pyrophosphohydrolase, with product MADLKLTLVVACALVDADRRVLIAQRPEGKTLAGLWEFPGGKCEPGERPEQSLIRELHEELGITVAEPCLAPLTFASYGYETFHLLMPLYICRRWEGQVTPREGQTLAWVRANRLRDYPMPPADIPLIPHLIDLLM from the coding sequence ATGGCTGATCTCAAACTGACGCTCGTCGTGGCGTGCGCGCTGGTCGACGCCGACAGGCGCGTCCTGATCGCGCAGCGCCCCGAGGGCAAGACGCTGGCCGGCCTCTGGGAATTTCCCGGCGGCAAGTGTGAGCCCGGCGAGCGGCCGGAACAGAGCCTGATCCGCGAACTTCACGAGGAGCTCGGCATCACCGTCGCCGAACCCTGTCTGGCGCCGCTGACGTTCGCGAGCTACGGCTACGAGACCTTCCACCTCCTGATGCCGCTGTACATCTGCCGGCGCTGGGAGGGACAGGTCACGCCGCGCGAGGGCCAGACCCTGGCTTGGGTTCGCGCCAACAGGCTGCGCGACTATCCCATGCCGCCCGCGGACATTCCGCTGATCCCGCATCTGATTGATTTGCTGATGTGA